The following nucleotide sequence is from Neochlamydia sp. AcF84.
TAGGCCATAAAATATTGCAAATTACCAATTTGAAAGCATACCCTAGAATTATCCTTAAGATGCTTAAGGCTCCTTACCAAAAATCCTGCTATTGTGAAACATGGTAAGAAATCACGAATAAAAAAAAGAGCCTTCAGCTTAATGCTGAGGGCTCTTTAAAGATGAAAATTCTATTATATATTAGACTTTAAGCCGCAGGAGCAAATAATCCCAGCTTCGCTTCTTGCTCTTCTTTATATGTCTCGTGCCTAAATGAATAGTAGAGACGAGCCATGCCTACAGCAGAAGTAGCAAGCCAAGCAGCTCCCAAAGCAATGAAAAACGTAGGTGTATTGAGAGTAAGTGCAAAACCTACCAACCCCATGGCAATCGCTGCAATTTTAACTACATTGAAAGCAATAGAGAGCCAATCTTTTGTCTTACTTGCCTGATAATCTCTTACCAGCTGATCTTTTTCAATAATTCTTACTTCGCAATCTTCCAGCTTCTTGCCAGCAATACTATCAAACAGAGTTGCATGCCTTGAATGGGCAAGCGCATTATATTTGCTAGCCAATTTTTCACGAAGGCTTAAGAATTTCTTGTCAAGATTGCCTAAATACTCCTGCTCTAAAGCATCTGCCGATGTTTCTCCAAATTTCTCTTTTCCAAATTTTGCTTTTAACTTAGCAGCTTTTTCTGGCTCATTTGAACTCAAGAATTTAATCGCACGTTTTTTAATCTCCCACTTATTCAATCTAAGCTTCTCTATTTCGCTGGTTACATCGCTATTTTTTTTCTGTAGCGCTAAAGATGTGTCTACCAAGCTTAAAGAAGAGCTAATAATTCCTAGTGTGTCTTTAATTACACGGAGGGGTGAGAGTAAGCTAAGCACCCTAAAGAACGGAAGTCTATTTAGCTGAACTGATATTTTAGCCAAATTCAACAGCCCCATGTTTACCAAAAACTGCCCTGTTCCAATTCCTCTAGAAACACTTCCAAATGCCTTGCTAGCAACTTTCCAAGAGGAATCTTTTTGCCAGCCTTTAGTGACCCAGTATTTAGTATCGCCAAAAATTCCTCCCACATCTAAAACAGTATCTACTACATCAAAATGATTGTAGAGATTGTTAAAACCAGGTGTTTGTGCTTTAAAAGCATACTTAGCAAAATAAATGGAAGATTTTGCTAACTTGCAAACTGATTGAATACTCTCAGAAGTGGAAAAAGAATAAGCATAAAAAGCTACAATATGTCTTACAGTATTACTAAAATTTTCAAACACTTTCTTAGCGCAATTAGTAATTTTATTGCGAGAAGAAGCTGCTAAATTATTGGCAGGCTTATGCTGAGGAGCAGGAACTTGCTCAACTGTAACAGTATGTCCATCTAGCTGACCTGAGATAAAATCTTCCTCTTCTCCGTAGTATGGCTCTGATTGCTGGACGCCTTGTGTGGATGACAATGTATTCATAATTATTTTCCTTGTTTAGAGTTTATTATTAACATTTTATTTATGCTACCTCCAGCTTATGGAGTTATCCAGCTGCCTGCATCTGGCCTTTTGCTCTGGAGATTTACAAGGCGATAGTTATAAATCGCTTCCAAGAGAAAAGCTGCCAATCCACAGCCTGCTGCTGCACAACCCATTGCTGCTATGCCAGGCACTGTTATATGTCCTGTGATAGCTAAAATCTTCAGAGTAATCTCAGCTATATAAGAAGCCAAATTTATTATACTTAAAGCTATTTTGTAGGTTGGCTTGCTGCCCACAACATTAGCTAAATGTTTAAATTCATTAACAGATAGACATAAAATTGCCAATGCCTCAACTCCTTGTAAACCTATTACTAAGGAGATTTTTGCAACCATTGGACTCATTTTTCTTAAGCAATTCGTAAGGTAAGTAAGAAGCTTTTTGTTAGAATTTGCTAACTTAGAAAAATTTCTACCTACCGTTGCTTTTATTTTTAAAAGGTTAATGAGTGCTAATTCATCCAGCCAAAGAAATAGGCCTCCTATATCAGCTACAAAAGAACCTATGCTTGCAAATAGAGAGCATTTGTTAAAAACCTTTTTACTTTTACTGTTCTCCTCTATCTCAAGGTATCGCTTATTAACTAAATCATTAGCATCTACAGCCAGATCACCTAAGGTTAGTAGGCTATCAGCGGCACTAAGAGCTCCCAATAAGCGTGTCCCTTGAAAAGTATTACCTCTTATACAAGCTAATCCTGTCAGCAAATGAATGCTCAATTTGAAAACTTTTCCAAAAAATAAGCGCTCAGCAAAAACTTGAGCAATTACTTGAAAAAGATCGCTAAAAAAAAGCTTTAATTCAACCCAAGTAGATTTTATCTCGTACCCTAGCAAAGTATCTTTTGCTAGCGAAGAGTCACGAGAAGGTAAAAATGTTAAGTTTAAGGTTGCGCTATTTATTGCTTGCATCCTTTTCTCTCATGAAAAATCTATTAAGAATCCTCACTATACCAAGGTTGTTTATTTACCTAAAGAGAAAATAAATTTTAATGCGAAAAACTACAATAATTAAAGCATAAACAAATGAAATAGACATTAAAAACTAGCAGGTATTTTAAAACCAAAAACTATAAAACATGGCTAATAAATTATAAAAATGACGATCGTTACCTAAATAAAGTTTAAAGGTATATTTATCCTTATTATTCATCGTTTAATCCTGTCTTAAGACAAGCTAAAAACTCCTTCTCATTACCTATCGAATTTGTTTTCATGGAGAAATAAAGCTATAGATTGAGGAAGAGCACTTATCATTAAATTTCTAGAAGGGGGAAAAACCTATGAGTGAAAAATATAAAATTAGCGTTTATTGGAAGAAAATCTTTTCTTGCAAAGCGCCAGGAAGAAGAAATAGGGTTTATAAAGGCATAAGGATCATGCATAGAGGGACCTCACCGTAAGAACAACTTTTTATTAGAAAAAATTATCCGAAAGATCAAGGGTCAGAGAATAAAAAGCCCGCAAAAGAAGCGGGTCCCGCTTTTAGCAATAATAGAAAGGATGAGCTTAAATTACTTATAGTAAGTAAAGCACTTTTCACAAATAGCTACTAGAGGATAGCTGCTAGCCGAGGGATAGAGGAATAAAAGAGTATAGCGCGCCTAAAAAAATTATTTATTTTTTAGTAATAGGTGTGAGCAAAAATGCAATTGGAACTTTAAAAAGCTTAGCCACAGCAAGCGAAGAAGATAGCATAGCGTACGCTGTAACAAGGAAATTTACAGCTATGAGATTTTAGTTTAATTAGGCAAAAGTTTTGAAGGATGTACGTGCGGGCATACTTAGCGAAGAAAAAATTCTAAACTAGCTTAGCGAGCCTTTAAATATGAATTCAACATTATCAGAAGGAACAAAAATCACGATAAATTTCTTAGCCTTAGGGAAGAGATCTTCTTCTTACTCGCTCTGTAAATCCAAGTTGGCAAATTTATATAAGCAGCTTTTAGACTCTCCTTCTCTATGAGCTTAACTTTTATCGATTAAAAAAGTAGCCAACTTAAAAAATCTAGCAGGATTTCCTAATAGTTATTTGTGGGCCACCCAATGATCAGCCTTTTCTTCTTAAATGCCTTTTTCACTCTGAAAGCTTCATGCCATAATGTGGGCTAAATGATTAAATTTAGCTAATAAAATTATTCCTAATTTTTTAAATCCTAAAATCCATCTTTTTATCCTTAGGAAGGCCGCGAATTAACTCTTCAGCAAGCATAGCTTTCTTACCTTCAAGCTGGAGTTCAAGAATGCGAAGGGCTCCTTGTCCACAAGCAACTATTAACTCTTCTGTATCAGTAGGCAATAAGGTCCCAGCGGGCCCTCCTTGATCGTCTAGATAGAGGGTGGAATTAATTTTCAGACGTTTTTTTTGCCTCCCTATATTTACATAGCACCAAGCACCTGGGTGAGGATATACGCCTCTAACAAGGTTATGAATGGCTTTAGCTGGAGCACCCCAGTTAATCTCACAATCCTCTAACTCTATTTTTGGGGCGAATGTTGCCTGAGAATGATCTTGCTCCATATGCTCCACACTACCTTGCTCAAGTTGATAAAGCACTTCTACCAAAGTTTTGCTTCCAGCCTCGCATAGTAAACGTTCTAGCTCCCCATAGGTAGTATTAGGACCAATAGGGACTTTAACCATTTTAATAATATCCCCAGCATCCATTTTTCTTACCATATACATAATGGTAACACCTGTTTCTTTTTCTCCTTTGATGATACTATGTTGGATGGGAGCGGCTCCGCGATATTTTGGTAGCAAGCTTGCGTGAACGTTGATGCAGCCTTTAGAGGGTATGTCCAGAACATGTTGCTTAATAATCTCGCCATAAGCAACGACTACGAATAAATCAGCATGATAGGCTTGTAAAATCTCAGCAAATTCAGGGGCAGAAACTAAGGCAGGTTGATGAACGGGTAGAGGAGGATTCTGCGATTGAGCAATACGTTTGACAGGTGTAGGTACTAAATCGCTTGAACGCCCTTTAGGCTTATCGGGTTTAGTCACTACTGCACAAATATGAATCTTATGATTGAGAAGATATTCTAGGATATCTGCTGCAAACTGAGGAGTCCCAAAATATACAATTCTCATCCCTACCTCTTAAAAAAAAGCTGTAAACGCTTGTGGCTATTTTTAAAACAGCCCATCCTCAAAGGGTTTATCTTTCAATCTTAGCTATAAGCTCAGTTTCAGCCTCTTTTTCAGCTTGAGCTACCTCATCATCAAAATTTGTGATTCCTTCCAATCCTAGTAAACCACGCTTAGAGGAACGGCAAAACTCTACAAAATGAAGAATTTCTGGAAGAGGTTCAAGTTCTCTTTCAATTTGGAGCAGCGCTTCTTCAAGACATGCTTTAGAACGGTAAACTATTTTAAAAGCTTTTCCGAGCTCTTGGCGAATCTTTAAAGAAAAACCATGCCTTTTTAACCCCACAATATTGATTCCACCAAATTTGTAAGGAATGCCTGCTCCTATAGTGTAAGGAGGAACATCACGGGTAATACGGCTCATTCCTCCGACCATTGCATACTTACCAATCCTGGAAAATTGATGAACAGGTACAAAACCGCTTATAATAGCACAATCTTCTACAATCACATGGCCTGCAAGGGTAGCATTGTTACTCATAATCACTCGATTGCCTACTATACAATTATGGGCAATATGGCAATAAGCCATGATCAAGCAATCATCGCCTATCTCTACCGATGTATTTTCTCCACACGATGAATTGATTGTTACAAACTCACGGATTTGGCAATTTTTACCAATCTTAACAAAAGTGGTCTCACCTTTATACTTTAGATCCTGTGTTTGAGTGCCTATGCTAGCAAAGGGATAAATAGTGGTTCCTGCGCCAATAATCGTATGGCCGTCAATGTAAGCATGAGACTTAATCGTTACACCCTCTTCTAACTTCACATGAGCTTTAATAATCGCGTAGGGCTCTATGGTAACTTTATCTCCAATAATAGCTCCTGGTTCAATTACGGCGGTAGGATGTATGTTCGATTTTTTCATATTCTCTTTACTCAAAATAATTTTATAAAAGCTTTCTACCCTATTATAACTGACTTTTGTCTACTAGCGCAAAACCGATTTCAGCTTCTGCAGTAATTTTATCATTCACTGTAGCCGTCGCTTGCATCCGTCCTGCTTTGGAACTTAGATGAATACCTTCTACTTTGAGTATTAAAACGTCCCCTGGCTTAGCTGGATTGCGAAATTTAGCATTATTGACAGTCAAAAGCACGGCTATCTTATCATGATAGCCCTTCATATGAATCAATATGCCACCCAATTGTGCTAAAGCTTCTATCATTAGTACACCTGGCATAATAGGAGTATCCGGAAAATGACCTTGAAAAAAAGCTTCATTAAAAGTCAGGTTTTTCTGTCCTACGATTAAGCCCTGCTCTATATTAATATCAAGCACTCGATCTACCAGCAAAAAGGGAAAACGGTGAGGCAAGATTTCTGCTATTTGTTTAATATCAAGTGATTTTGGATAATCAGCTACATGAACTTCCATTAAGCACACTCCGTAATAGAGTTTAATAATTCTTTTGCAAAAGCGCAGTTAGATGCATGACCTGCCCTAAGAGCAATTACGTGCGCCTCAAATTCAATTCCTACAAGAGACAAGTCTCCAATCATATCTAAAATTTTATGTCTTACCATCTCATCGGGAAAGAAAAGCCCCCCCTTACTAAAAGCTGCTTCTTCATGAATAATTACTGCATTATCCAAGCTAGCGCCCTTAGCTAAGCCGTGATCCAATAGGTAAGCCACTTCTTTATAAAGAGCAAAGGTACGACATGAAGCAATTTCATGCTTAAAATTGTAACTGTTTACTTCTAACGAATAAAATTGGCAATTTAAGAGCTTAGAATGTGGATAATTTAAGGTATAACTGATCCGGTATCCATCATAAGGAAAAGCCATAATATATATATCTTCTTGCGTCCAATGAATAGGATTTTGGATTTTAATTATAGGCTTTTGTTCTCCTTGCTCAAGGATCCCGACTTCTTCGATCATATTCACAAAAACATCGGAGCTTCCATTAGCAGCGGGTGGTTCAATTCCTTTAATCTCAATACATAAGTTATCAATATTATTGGCTCGCACAGCGGCAAGAACATGCTCAATGGTATGAATCACTACATTGTTAATCCCTATAGAGGTACTACGGCTTGTTTCATAGACATAATTAACAGAAGCTGGAATCATTGGTCGATCCGGCAAATCTACTCGACAAAATGTAATACCAGTATTATCTGGAGCAGGCACAAAGGTAATTTGTACTTCTTTTCCAGTATGAATGCCAATGCCTGAGAACGAAATAGAATCTTTTAAGGTTCGCTGCTGACGGTATTTTGATATCAAGTTTTGTTTTAAACCACTCACAATTTAGCTCTCTTACGCAATGGAAATGAATGAATTAAGGAACAGGGGCATTCTACTTTAACTTGTAATTTTTAGCAAGTAAAAGCTACTTTCTACAAACAATTCCGTCTAATAAAATATTTAAAAATATTTACTAGGTAATTCTAAGAGTTCCTTATCTAAAAGCAAGAGGATACCTTAAGATTTGATAGCAAAGCAAAGAAAAAGAACTTCTTGATTGTCGTCTAAAAGGCAAAAAATTCAGGTTTTTAATAAGCCAATGGATGGTAAACTCAACAATGTAAACCCTCAGAATTTCGTGTATGCCTTCCTGCGGAAGGAAAAGAGCAGCGTAGAGAAGCTTCAAGGCATTGAGAAAAGTATAAATATTATTATTCCACACTTTATAGCAGGCTTCACGGAAAGTTTTATGCATTAGAGAGCCAAAGTCTTATGACCTTGGCTCTTACATTAGAAAGAAAATTAGCCTTTATCGGGAGCAGCAAAAGGCACAACAGTGTTTGTTACCCCAATAATTTGAGCACCAGGTATACTAAATTCTCCATTATTGTCAGTTGCGGTAAATGTGTCTTTTGAACTTGAATTGCTATAAGATCCTTTGATAGAAAAAGGGCCTATTCCTACAGATAGATTTGTTTTAAGAGCTGTCTCAATTTTTTTAGAATCACTTTCACTCCATTTGCCAGAAATTTTAATATCCTTAGCAATGACAAAGGCTGTCGAGTAATAAGGTAATATTTTAGATATTGAATCCTTATCTGCAGCAGGAAAAATTCCTCCAGATATTATTCCTGCTGGTTGACCGCCTAAATTCCAGTTTTTAAGAGCAAAAAGTACAGTGTTCATCCAAGGCCTTAAGATTGGAATTGTTCCGATTTTAAAATCAAACCTAAACTCACTAGTTTCTATATGAGATCTCTCTTCCCTATCCTCTTTTCTGAAGCTACCTTCAGTAGAAAAAAGTCCATATTGAAACGAGCCTCCTCCACCATATTGTGTATCTTTAGTCGTATCCTCTCCTGATGCCTCTTTAGAGGTAAATGAAAACTGAGAATACCCACTATCATCTTCATACCAATTAGAAGGGAAACCATATGAAATATGAAACGGTATTTTATCGATTTGGCCTGTCTGTTCGCTTTTTGTATAAATGTTTTTTGAATCATTAATAACATATGTTACAGCATCATTCCCATAAGCCTCAAGGATATCCAAAGCTTGTCTTACAAATTTATATTTCTTTACTTCATCTTCAGCAATATCAATGGCAAGTTGTAATTGAAGAGAAAGAACTTGCCATTTTCTTTGATCTTCAAGCTTGCTTAAATTGTAGCGATTTTTAGTATTGAGATAATCAATATATGCTGAAGTGCGACGTGTTCTAGCTTGTGTATATGCTGTATAATTAGGGGAGGTTTCTTTTATCACAGTCTCTTTTCCAGTAAATGGATTTTTCTCTACTCTTTCGACATATAAATAACTTAAAGCTTTTTTTAAAATTTCTTCGGATTGCTTATCTGGCTGTTGAGAGGAGTTAGCCCCATTTATTATAGTACGGTATGCATTATCAATACTTTGAATGGAGAGTTTACCGTTTGGACCAAAATTCGCAGATGCAATTCTTGCAAACTCTTCAGTTGTTCTGAAATCTCCTCCTGGATACATGGGGCTTATGGGAGGGTTATTTTTATAGCTTTCTAAATTAATAGGCATGCCATTTGGGATAATTTGAAGGTAGCCATCCTTCTTATCAATAAGAGGTGTTCCCCCTGCAGGCGTATATGTAAGTAATTTATTAATTTTGTCGTAGAGAGCATGAACAATTTTCATGGTCTGTTGGCTTTTAGGATCCTCGGCTCTTAAAATGAATCTAGAGGAGAAAACCTTAATATTTTGTTCCAGGTTTATATACTTAGTGTTCGTCTTAATAACATTTTTTTTAAACTGATAAATATGGGAGATTGTCGTGTGCGGCTGCTTAAATGTAGTGTCTCTTAGCATAACCTCAATTTTTGGCCTATATCCATTTCTTTTTAAAGCTTCTAAGAAAGAAGCTTTTTCGTGAATTGAATTAGTGGCATTAGAAAGACTAATTCCTAAGTTTTCCAATAGCTTTCTAAATTTAATAGGAGCGACTAAACCCTTTTGATCTATAGCGACAATTTGGCCAACATTTTCGCCAAATTGGTTTTTTTTTTCTGTCATTGCTAAACCAAAGGCAACAACCTCATTACTACAGGGAATGAAAGCTTTGATTGATGTATTCATGGCAATCTCCTTTTTTATGAGTTTTTATTCTTTGAAAGCTCTCTAATGGACTTCAAAGAACATAACCAAGAATAAAAACTTTTTTTATAAACAACAATCTTTTTTTAAGTTTTTTTTTACTCTCCGTTTCATAGGTTAAATTCTTTTCGCATATACTTCCTGAAAAGGAGGGCCTAAAACCTGCAAAATATGTTGTCTGGTAAGTTTTAAATTAAGGACTAGCTCCCACATATCCTCAGGTTTATGCCTTATCAGCAGGAATACTCCTTCAAATAGTGAGAAAATCCAACGCATGGTAAGTGGTTGAGCCAGCTCGCCTAATCGGTTAGAGATGAAAGAAGATAATTCTTTTAACTATTGACGCTAATAACCCAGAGCAAGGTTATAAACCAGCTAACAGAACACATGATCATAATAAAAGCGATAATTCTTTCCTCATTCTTAAGGAAGATAGATGAGTTTATGAATAAAAGGTCCTTTAGAAAGCAAAATCCTCTTTCAATCGATTGCTGACCTTTATATTATGGGGAGCACTAATACTCGATGATATGCTTTTTTGTTCTTGACAGCTAGGTAACTTTTCTTGATGACTCAAAAGTTACATTTTCTTGTACTGCATCTAAATGTTTACGAGAAGGCTTTAAAACAAAGATTTCATCTAGCCTCTTTTTGAAATCGCGGAAGAGTTCTTTTGAATTTTCATGCTCAACAATTTCTCTTATGACTTGGCACAAAGCATCCACTCTAGACTTTTCTACTAGGCTCCCCAAGGTTGCTAAAGGGAGTTTGTTCTTAATGAAATTTGTTTGAGACAAATGAAAAAGAAAGCAGTGGTCAAACAGCCGGCTTAGAATCAAAGATCGCTCCGATCCCTCAACGCCGCACTGTTTGGCCAAACTGCAAAACCCACAATGACTACTCCAATCTTCAATAAAAACCTCCACTAACCATCTTAAAGTATATCCTTGCATCACATCTTTCATATTCCATGAAAGATTTGCAGCCATAAGATAGCGATACTCATTTTCGCCCTCATATTTAAGGACTATTATTAATCGTTTTTTGTGATGAGAAAGAACATACAATCTTGCTCCCGGCTTGCACCACATTTTTTTTATCACCGCGAATGAAAATTTCCTGCTTTCAGCCTTTATAGAAGGCAAAGAATTCTTGCCATGACAGAGATTTTTCACCCTGCATGACTTTTTGATTCTTTCTTAGTTGAGTAATAATTTGCACTCCAGGCCAAATAATCTCTATTCCATCTACAAACAAACTATTTCCGTAAAGAGCATCGGCAAGTACACAACTGACTTTAAAAACAGGAAATTCACAGGCAAAATTTTTGAGTAATTGCAGAGCTAGTGTATATTTTTTTGGATATCCTAATAACCTTTTAGGCTCTTTTGGACGGTCTTTTTTAACAACACTCAATTTTTTTAGCTTCTTCACTTCCTGTTGCCATTGGGTGAGTTTGAGATCGGGAGAATAAAAGGCAAAAGAGACGAGAAGGCAAAATTTTTTAGTCACTAGCTGAAGAAATACTATATTTTGATCACAAAAATAGCCTCTCGTTTTTTTATCACGGATTTTATGTAAATAATGCAACTTTTTCCAAATTTTTCGATCTACAGTGATTTTTATCATCGATAACCAGAATGCCTTCTGTAATGCCATGTTTACCCAGAACGGCGAGAACACTACAAATTAGCAGCCTATTCCAAACAATCTTAGCACGTCTAAACATGGCCGATAAAGCCATCTTCTTATAGCTTTTAAGCCGAGCCCTTTCAGATTTAGCCCAACAGATTGAATTGGTAATGAATATCCCCATCAAACAAAAAGCCAGCCAACACCATTGAATTTTAGATAAGCTATTGCGGGAATTTTCTTGTTTGAGAGCCACTCCAAGTTGATTTAAATATTCTTTAATAAAGGGAAGTGTTTAGGAAAACATAGACAAAAAAATATTTTTAATGAGTTGATAATACCATTTAAACGAACTCCGTAAGTAGCAGCTATTGAGAATTGCAAACAGCCTTTTTCTAAATTCAAATAAGGAGGATAATTTAGGGAGGGAAAAGGTTTGGAAAGGAGGAAACCATGTTTGTAGCTTTTTATCATACAATAGAGGAATTAAATGCCATGGCAAAAAAGAAAGCCTATGGCAGTTACAGTTGTAAACTAAGAGCAGTGGTGATGGCGATGGAAGGAGAAAGCGCATATCAGATAGGAAAAGCGCTAGGTTATTGTACAAGCGCTATTCAAAAATGGATCCGAAGGTATAATGCTCAAAATTTAGAGGGCCTGAAAGATAAAAGGCCTGTAATAACAGGAAGAAAAAGAGCTTTAACGTTTGAGCAAGAAAAAGCTTTCTTAGAGAGGGTAGAAAAAGGGCCTGATCCCATGGCCGAAAGCTCGCTGTAGCATCAACATGGCTAATTGTATTTTCGTTTTGAATTTAGCTTCCTTAGGTATACCCGCTCTTGCTCTACGTTCTTTATCTAAAAACCATTCTTCGGGGATATATAGCTCTCGATCAATTAGTACGTGGCCTTGGTTAGTTGCATAGGAAAGGAAAACCCCTACTTGGCAATTTTCAATTCTTCCTGCTGTTCCACTATATTGTCTTGCCACTCCTGCTGAATGCTTACCTTTCTTTAAAAATCCCGTCTCATCTATAGCTAGTATACCGCCTTCTTTATCTTTCAACACTTCCATTTGCAACCTATCTCTGATTGCATCTGCTTGCCATAAACCACGGCGTAGTAGATGTTGAAAAGCATACGGGGTTTGTAAGCCGGCCTCTTCTGCCAGTTGCCAGGTGTTTTTACGTTCTGCTTTGCTCATTAACCCCCATGTATATTGCAAAGCCACTTGTCTAGCTTCTTCTCGGCTAAAAAAAGGCCTTAAAAATAGAGCTAGCTCTTCTTTTTTTTGTTTTATAGTTTGGTTTATTGCTTTCAATTCCATCCCTCACCTCTCTACCTAACAAATAAAATAGCATACTATATTTTTTATTACCACTGTAGTACTAAGTTACAACAATATTTAATTAAAAATTAGTCAACAAGAAAAAAAGTACATCATCAAGTATACAATTAATTGGAGCTATAATTTTAAGTAAAGTTAGC
It contains:
- the fmt gene encoding methionyl-tRNA formyltransferase yields the protein MRIVYFGTPQFAADILEYLLNHKIHICAVVTKPDKPKGRSSDLVPTPVKRIAQSQNPPLPVHQPALVSAPEFAEILQAYHADLFVVVAYGEIIKQHVLDIPSKGCINVHASLLPKYRGAAPIQHSIIKGEKETGVTIMYMVRKMDAGDIIKMVKVPIGPNTTYGELERLLCEAGSKTLVEVLYQLEQGSVEHMEQDHSQATFAPKIELEDCEINWGAPAKAIHNLVRGVYPHPGAWCYVNIGRQKKRLKINSTLYLDDQGGPAGTLLPTDTEELIVACGQGALRILELQLEGKKAMLAEELIRGLPKDKKMDFRI
- the lpxA gene encoding acyl-ACP--UDP-N-acetylglucosamine O-acyltransferase produces the protein MKKSNIHPTAVIEPGAIIGDKVTIEPYAIIKAHVKLEEGVTIKSHAYIDGHTIIGAGTTIYPFASIGTQTQDLKYKGETTFVKIGKNCQIREFVTINSSCGENTSVEIGDDCLIMAYCHIAHNCIVGNRVIMSNNATLAGHVIVEDCAIISGFVPVHQFSRIGKYAMVGGMSRITRDVPPYTIGAGIPYKFGGINIVGLKRHGFSLKIRQELGKAFKIVYRSKACLEEALLQIERELEPLPEILHFVEFCRSSKRGLLGLEGITNFDDEVAQAEKEAETELIAKIER
- the fabZ gene encoding 3-hydroxyacyl-ACP dehydratase FabZ, with the protein product MEVHVADYPKSLDIKQIAEILPHRFPFLLVDRVLDINIEQGLIVGQKNLTFNEAFFQGHFPDTPIMPGVLMIEALAQLGGILIHMKGYHDKIAVLLTVNNAKFRNPAKPGDVLILKVEGIHLSSKAGRMQATATVNDKITAEAEIGFALVDKSQL
- the lpxC gene encoding UDP-3-O-acyl-N-acetylglucosamine deacetylase; its protein translation is MSGLKQNLISKYRQQRTLKDSISFSGIGIHTGKEVQITFVPAPDNTGITFCRVDLPDRPMIPASVNYVYETSRSTSIGINNVVIHTIEHVLAAVRANNIDNLCIEIKGIEPPAANGSSDVFVNMIEEVGILEQGEQKPIIKIQNPIHWTQEDIYIMAFPYDGYRISYTLNYPHSKLLNCQFYSLEVNSYNFKHEIASCRTFALYKEVAYLLDHGLAKGASLDNAVIIHEEAAFSKGGLFFPDEMVRHKILDMIGDLSLVGIEFEAHVIALRAGHASNCAFAKELLNSITECA
- a CDS encoding transposase codes for the protein MIKITVDRKIWKKLHYLHKIRDKKTRGYFCDQNIVFLQLVTKKFCLLVSFAFYSPDLKLTQWQQEVKKLKKLSVVKKDRPKEPKRLLGYPKKYTLALQLLKNFACEFPVFKVSCVLADALYGNSLFVDGIEIIWPGVQIITQLRKNQKVMQGEKSLSWQEFFAFYKG
- a CDS encoding helix-turn-helix domain-containing protein, translating into MFVAFYHTIEELNAMAKKKAYGSYSCKLRAVVMAMEGESAYQIGKALGYCTSAIQKWIRRYNAQNLEGLKDKRPVITGRKRALTFEQEKAFLERVEKGPDPMAESSL
- a CDS encoding IS701 family transposase → MELKAINQTIKQKKEELALFLRPFFSREEARQVALQYTWGLMSKAERKNTWQLAEEAGLQTPYAFQHLLRRGLWQADAIRDRLQMEVLKDKEGGILAIDETGFLKKGKHSAGVARQYSGTAGRIENCQVGVFLSYATNQGHVLIDRELYIPEEWFLDKERRARAGIPKEAKFKTKIQLAMLMLQRAFGHGIRPFFYPL